GAAGGTCCTGCTGCGATCGTCATGATCTCCCCGATAGGGCTCTGTAAACGATGGGATGCATGATCTTCGTCTCTTGGTAAGGCTTCATGCTTGCCTTGTCATTATCTCTGGTTCTGCTGGGCTCTCCCATCTTCATAAGCCTTTGCAACTTCCCTTTTCTTATGAGTTCCTCTATCTGCTCCTTCAGGTCTCTACAATCTTTTGTATAGTGGTCGTGATCCTTATGGAAACGGCAATATTTCTTCTTGTCACGTACATTGGGTGATGAGTGTAACGGCCTTGGCCATTTGTTGTAGTGCTCATCTTTAATCtgcactaaaattttattaataggCATAACTAAAAGAGTGAATTTTACTGTTCGAGGGGTTTTATCATCTTTCCTTTTACTCCCATCAGTATTCTAACGATCTGTCTGCTCCTTTTTCGTCCTTTCCAATCGTcttcctttctttccttctcaTTAGACTTCTCTACatcttttattgttgttagGGCATCCTTGACATTCATATACTTTTGCGCCTTCAGAAGCATTTTTGCCATCGTCTTTGGGGGGTTCTTCACGAGTGAGACCACGAACTCCCTGAACTTCAACCCAGCTTTAAAGGTTGTTAGCTACACCTTGTCATCAACTTCACCTTGTCGTCAGCTTCATCTACCTTTAAAGTTTCTTGAGTGAAGCGCTTCACGTACGACCTCAAGGTCTCCTTTTCTCCTTGTCTGATGGTAAGTAAGTGGTTTGTTGGCCTTCTTGAGTGTTGTCCCCTgacgaagtggtgtaagaaggaATTTCCCAACTGCTCAAAGCTATCGATGGACGATGTTGGTAACTTTGTAAACCACTCCCTTGCGACTCTTTTGAGAGTGGTGGGGAAAAAACGGCACATTATTTCATCAGGAGGTTGTTAAAGGCCTAGAGTCGTCTTGAAAGTATTGAGGGGATCCAAAGGATCTTTCAGTCCGTCGAAAGGTTTGAGCTGAGGTAGGCGAAATTTCGACGGCACTGGACATTTCAAGATTGCTGACGTGAAGGGTGAATCCGTCGTCTTGACCATTCTATCCAGGCTTCAGTCCGGTTTTCCCTTAATGGCGTTCCTTAGCtcatccatctcctttctcGTATCCCGAAGAAGGTCCGAGCTTGGTCCTTCTGGAGTGGCAAGTCTTCGACGATCACTCCTTCTCTGACTATCTCCATCGTCCTCCTGGTTGGTCCTAGACCGGTTTTCCTCTTGTTGAAGCCACAGCCTCAGCTCCTGGTTCTGTCTGATAAGCTCTTCCACACTAGCTTTAAGTGTTTGGATTTGCAGGGCCAATGCTGCAAAatcttggttggactccatctaaACTTGGGAATTGAGTGGTACTACGCTTTCGAACCTAAGTACGAAAATGTTGTCCCCATAGACGGCACCAAACTAATGAtgcgaaaatcgtcagtaatgTAAGTTCATCTAGATGAAGTAGGGACCTCGTCGCTGTACCTGCAAGTGAGGTGAAAAGCCTTCCTCAAGTGGTcatcggtgtggtgcctgccacagaGTCTCCAATGATAAAATCAGTGTATAGAAACTTTTTAGGAAGTAAGAAAACTCGGAATATCAAAGTTACGTGTACTAGCAAATTTTTGGTTGTGTGTATATGTACCTTGTCTGGTTCTgatgagtgtgtatatatagctGCATAGTTTCTAGTCGTTGGGGCCTTCATTGTGGCTTTAGTGCTCCTTTCGTAACACCTTAGGGCTTATTAATGCGGGTTTTGATGAGCTACTATCGGTCTAACAACTGATTGGTAACTGTCCAAGGCATTGAAACTTCTTATTAATAGCTTGTCTTCTCTCGTCCATGCCGTGGCTCGGTGGACGAAAGTATTTGATGAGATCATCTGGGCAAGAGAGTTCGTTGGTCATGTCACCTTCCATATCAATCAAGCATTTATTGAGGAAGTTCTTGCTTAATCTAGAGATTGATCTCCTCATTgtttaaaactatttaaaaattattcttacCAGTTATTATTAGTTGTCCATTTGTGTTCATGAATAGATAGTACCGCACACTgaatttgagaaaattatttaaaatgttgaaattccaaccccaaaaataaaaattctggaTAGACTAAGGAGAATGTGTACTATTATTACACTCGGCATATATTCGGGTAAAATCATTACATTCTAATGGAAACATTGAGAAACTTTCATGTATAACAAAAAGGAACGGTGCAACTGTGCAAGGAGCCAAGAACCAATACGTACATTCACATGTCACCTTGTTTTTGGTAAGCTACATGCTAGCCACAATGTTCAAACATGTCCAaaatggtttttgttttgtacAGACGAACAAATAATAATTCCAGCCAACTTATGAATACATGTTCCTGCATCGTTTCCAAAAGTTTGATAAGGAGGAAGTTCTGGTGTCTTTACCTTAGACATTTACACAAGTTTTGAATATACAAATAGAATTAGGTGAACATAAGAATAATTGCTCTTTAACcatcattataatttatatggtGGACCTTTCTCTTCCAAATTGCTTAAACATTTTCTGGGAAAGAGGACTAAGTTCAGTTTCTTTAATCAAAGTGGTTTTGCTTACTTGGGCTAATGGCGGCCCCTTCTGAaccttctattattattttaatggagaTATGATTCAATGTATTACTAATTATAAAAGTCAAAGTCTCAAACGGAATGAAAgccaaaaaagataaaagaatatAACAGAAAGATTCTTGTAATTTGAAGATTGAAAACCGAAAacgtgttttttatttttcttggaaaaaacATGTTTTATTATTGATATGTCTTGACCAGGGAAGAAATTGTTTATTTAGCGAACTAGCTAAGGTTAAGTCTAAGTTTTGACTCGACTAAGGAACTAAGATAAAAATAATGCGATCATAAATAAGATCGAAAATATGAGACtcaattgaaatatatatatatatatatatatatatatatatatatatatatatatatatatatatatatatatataatattatatatttacatgTATACATCGgtacaaaatataattaaatggacttaatattagattttgtaAGTTTGTAATAAGTTTATAAGATATTAAGTTGTTATTtgtatttattgataatataaatagcACACTTTAgaataaaaagtatatataattttttatattaattcaCATAAATTTGTGAAGGGTTAAGAAATTTTGGTCATGATGTTTACTTTATATTGTGAAATAATGAGACATGAGTTAATTAAGTAGCCCATGTACAGGTCAAAAGTCTTATAATTCAACTGATTAACATCTCTTGGtgtttcaaaacaaagatatcTAGTGTTCAAATTTTCCACTCTTGGAAAAAGGTAGCTTGTGTAGAAAATAGAATTCGCAATAAGAAAATAAACGAAACTTgaacatataatttaatttcGTGATGATCTAaatattctaaataaaattaaatgaaccaatcttaattttttaatactcaACTTTGTTATAGTCTAAATGTTTTTCATCGATTACATTCATTTACAATATCTTCAATAAAAAGTCTAAGACTACAACAATATTCACATATATTTGAAATGGTATtgtgaatagtaaataataaaatgataacaATAGTAAGTTTAAAagagtaataataaaaatttgtcaactcAAATAAAACTGTGAAAATAGTTACGTAAGTAACATACATTATTATTACATAGGTTCAGTTAATATATATCCTTAAGGCATAAATTAACAAttcacttttgaaaaaaatttatcaaaaattaaaaaaaattgtcaaaaaatttaacaaccTATTTTCCCAAAAATTGTTTCGTTATTACGTTACTCTATTTTTAATGGTTTCCTTAATAGTATTACTAGCACTGTTTATActaaaattggatttttttttttttttttttttttttttgggagaaacaAATTGGTAGTATTTTGAATGTGAAAGATATCATTAGAATCTAAGACGGTGAAAGGGACGGCCTGGTCCTGAAAATCTGTGGTTCCCACTGACTTTATGGAACAGCCACCgcagaagaaaaaagaaggaaatgtcTGCTTGCGTGGCGTCATCAGAAATCATAGGACACACGTGTATGGTTCCCAAAATGCAGTTGAAGCTTGTCAGTCACAAACTTCGATAACAGTCACCGAGGAAGGCTGAACCTgttgttcttatatataatGATCCTCTCATTTCTTTGTGCCTTTTCTCTATTGGTTTGTCCCTCGAAGACTGTTTGTTACGAGTGGCTGTTGAACAACGAAACTTCATAGGGCCCTCCAATACCAATCAAATTAAATATAGACAAATATTGGAAGTTAGAAGTGTATGTTTCActtaccaaacaaacaaaaaaaagaagaagaagattttattaatgaaaaagaaaatagagagagagagagagagagagagagagagagaggaaaagagaaatACAATTTGCTAATTTCATAATGGGTTGTAGTTTAGGTAAGCAAATTATGTGATTGTTAGGTGAGCAACCTTGCCATCTATACAAATTGGAAGTATTtggaaatatttaatataaaatgcaaTGATTGGTTGATTACTAGTGAAGGCTAATTTGCCTCTTGTTACAAATGAAATGACACCTCAATGTCCTAATTAGTGGGTTGAGTCTcctaaaattttatgaattttagcACTAAATTATTTTTGGCAATTTGGCATATATGTTAATGTTTAGACATTAAactaattattatattaatctAAAGAGGtataatttcaaaaagaaatcaTTTGATTGCCTTAAAACTTatcttttttctcctttctaATTATTTCCAAACTAAATGATTGGAATCTAGAATATTCCTTTCATGTCTTCTACAATTACATATTTTTGCTATATAATGTCAACCcaataaatgaaacaaaaaataatcgAACTACTTAAACAAAATGGCATTTTCTTCTAATTATATGGTCTAAAGTATTGGGAATCTTTTAGGTAAAATGGCAAAGATTTTATTCAAGTAAAGCATTGACACATTAAAAGAactatagagagagaaaagagagagagaaagagagtttaaCCCAAAAGATCAagtcttaaaattaaaatcttttagtATAAAATAATTAAGGTAATTTCGATGTGGTGTTTTTATAATCATATCTACCCATTTGAAAAGAGTGAGTTATATTTTGTTGcacattatcaaaattttaaattttttttttttttttttttttttgctaaccatcaaaattttaaatatatatcatatcaaAGTAAAGACAATGACttttattcaaataatattGACTTGATAAAATCTAATCTATACCTTTCTTTTACATGAAAACTATAATGTATAACTCATAAATAACAacaattcttaaattttttaccaaaattttttattattaattgaactataattttttttttttgattgaattgaactataattttaaaaaaataaggggggaaaatcaaataaatatgccaaaaagaaaaccaaatatAGGGTATACAAAACCAAACTATGAAACAACGTGGCGTAAATACTAAATAGGTAGAGGTGATATTTTTGCATACAAAAACTTAGgaataacgtttttttttttgaaaactaaactTAGGAATAAcgtaaataaatcaaatatgtATTATATTATGGTGAGACTTTTGTCCGACTATAAAATGAAGCACCTCAAACATTCTTTCTACAATTCCAACAATTCTGTCTGTGTTTCTTTCCAAACtccaaaactctctctctctttctctctctttgagtCTCTCTCGCTCACACAAACAAGCGCAGCGCGTTTTCATTCTGTAGTCTGTACAAAGCCTCTCGATATCTTTCATTGTGGCTCACTCATTTCTGCAGGTAATGAGAtctgaaagttttgttttttatatttttttcttggttcacttcgttttgtttttgtttactaGTTACAATGGCGAagtgggttttgtttggtttggttttgtggGTTTGATTAGATTGAGTTTTGGCtggggttttggtttttttttttttttttaatgctaaattTTTCGCTGAAGATTGGACCTAGTAGAAAGTAAATTTTGGAGATTTGGATTTAAGTTCTTGGATTTGATGGTAGTGAAGTTTGATTTGCAAAGCTGAATGACATAATATTGTGTGTTGGAGTTGAAGAacgataaaaaataaaaaattgttttattgaCTCTGTATGTTTCAATGGAAAAACTTAAGGTTCATGAagtttccccccccccccccccccttagtATAGTTTGGTTGCTGTGAGAACTGTGGAGCcgattgtgtttttgttttttaacattAACCACAGAACATGATTTTGATTCAGTATTTCTCTGTTGATGGGTATGAGGGTATCTATCTTATTGATTAGATcttcaaatttctcaatttttgtttttcttgtcataaaactgattgACTAGTTGCGTGTATTACATGTTTGGTTCTTTATGACCTCTGGTTTCCCTTATAATAAATTATCGTCCGACTTTAATCTATTGGTTATAAGATTTCTCTGGTAATGAGGCGTTTAATCATCCATTTATTCATTCATTGTGTTTGTTGTCTTGCTAGTAAATCTTATTGCTACAATAGTGTCTCGTTATCATTGTAGAGTGTAAAGCGTAGGACTTCTTTAATCTTGAATGGCTTTGCAATTCTATAGAAATTATGTGCTGCACATCAAGAATTCCTGGTTTCTTCAAAaatattacccaaaaaaaaaaaaaggagaagaaaatatctGGTGAtttatggaaaattttgatatatgtaCCATTCAATTTTGCTTTTTACCATTTAAATTTATGGTCATTTGTGGATTCTCAGTCTGTATGATTGATTCTTATTGATTATATagtaactttttttgtttttctttttcaggtgAAGATATCATATATTTGCTGTTGAACTGAATCTATTAATAATTGCTGTTGTACTTCTTCACTGTTCTACCAGAGGTTGGGCACGTAATCTTCTTCATTTCTTCAGGATTCTTAGGTTGTCACAAAATCTAGGGAATGCTGAAAGATGTGCTTGAAAGATAAGAATTCTCTCTCTGAGGATTATGAGGTTATCACTCCATTTGGGCTGCACTCATTTATCTTTGATGAGATCGGGTCTTTAAGTTACTGCTCATTACAATTCTGTGCTCAAACTCCCTGTGCAGCTAGAAATTTAAGAGAGTATTTCATTTCAGTACATGATGTGTGTGAAGATGGTTGAGCTTTTACTTTGTTGAAATAAGTTATTATCTTATAAATACCTGTATCAAAGATATTGTGCCAGCGGGCAAAGTAAGTTTTATTGCACTCAATCGGTACTTGGCATGGAAGACAAAGTGACTGTATTGATGCAACGGTATGAATTAGGGAGACTATTGGGCCAAGGTACCTTTGCCAAGGTTTACCATGCAAGGAACCTTAAAACTGGCATGAGTGCGGCCATTAAGGTAATCGATAAAGAGAAAATCTTGAAGGTTGGGATGGTTGAACAGATTAAGCGGGAAATTTCTAGCATGAGTATGATCAAACATCCAAACGTGGTGGAGCTTTACGAGGTTATGGCCAGCAAAACTAAGATTTACTTTGTTATGGAGAATGCCAAGGGTGGTGAGCTTTTCAGCAAGGTAGCCAAAGGAAAGCTCAAGGAGGATGCTGCTAGAAGATATTTCCAACAGCTGATCAGTGCTGTTGATTATTGCCACAGTCGAGGTGTGTATCATCGAGATTTGAAGCCAGAAAACCTACTGTTGGATGAGAATGGAAATCTAAAAGTTTCAGATTTTGGATTGAGTGCCCTTGCGGAATCTAAGCATCAAGATGGGTTTCTCCATACAACCTGTGGAACTCCTGCATATGTTGCTCCAGAAGTAATTAACAGAAAAGGCTATGATGGATCCAAAGCTGATATTTGGTCATGTGGGGTGATTTTATATGTTCTGTTGGCTGGTTATCTTCCATTCCATGATTCAAACCTGATGGAAATGTATAGGAAGATTGGTAAGGGTGACTTTAAATTCCCTAACTGGTTTGGCCCGGAGGCGAGAAGGTTGTTGTCGAAGATCTTGGATCCAAACCCAAATACAAGGATATCCATTGCCAAGATAATGGATAATTCTTGGTTTCGAAGGGGGTTACCGCCCAAACCCCGAATTATTCAATCAGAAGTGAAAGAACCTACCCCTATAGATGTTGATGCAGTTTTTGGACCAAATGAAAGTAGCAGTTCGAGCACTGAGTCAAAGCAAGAATTGGCAAAGCCTTCTAATTTGAATGCATTTGATATCATCTCTCTGTCAGCAGGCTTTGATTTGTCTGGTTTGTTTGAGGAGACTGAACAGAAGAAAGAAGTGCGATTTACATCCAACAAACCTTCCTCAATCATAATATCTAAGCTGGAAGAGATTGCCAAGCGATTGAGActgaaagtgaaaaagaaagatgGAGGATTGTTGAAAATGGAGGGGTCTAAGGCTGGAAGGAAAGGGCTCTTGGGAATTGACGCCGAGATCTTTGAGATCACCCCACATTTCCATATGGTGGAGATGAAAAAGTCGAGTGGAGATACGCTGGAGTACAAAAATATGTTGAAACAGGACATTAGACCAGCACTCAAGGACATTGTTTGGACCTGGCAAGGggagcagcagcagcagcagacGCAGCCACAGCAGCAACAAGAAGAAGTAGACCAACAACCTTCCAAGGTTCTTTTGCCGCTGGCTGTGTCTCCTCCGGATTCATAGAAGTGGGTGTATATAAtggattaattttaatttttgtctcaAACTTGTTAGATTCTTAATCTTTTGTTGTTAGTCTGTCATTGTGactaaaaacattaattacagcaaaagaaaagaaggtaaTTCCAGAACAAGGCATCTAATTTGCTGTATGTTTTATGGCTGCTTGCAATTTCACAAGCcctttgtatttgtattttgtgTAGCAACTGACTCCACATACTGCTATTGTAGCAGAAGCAGCATCAGCAGCACAAGTGGTATGTTGGAAGCAATTTGTTGGAAGTGAAATTATTTACCTTTGCCGATAATCTTTTGGTTTAACATGGAGCAAAATTTGCACTTATTACGTGTAATTGAAATGATGATTATAAGTATTCTCAAGCATTGTGTCCCCATAAAGAAGCACAATTGTTTGGAGACCACACCTCATGATCACAATCGATTAAAGATTGTGCCTCGTGAAGCAGTGGCCATCTATCATAGTTTCAAGCATTGCAATTTACTTTTCAGCTTAAATTGGGAAACCCGGAAACCAACAATTCTAATGTTCAACAATAAGGCATATTTTAAATCTGGTATATGCGTCATTCCTCGGAGCATGTTTGAATTGTACAATATGAGAGGACgtatgaaataattattttctttctgactaattttaaattatcaCAGAGACTTTGTTGAATATTACAAGCACTGAAGCCTAGAAATCTGCAATAAACCCTAAAAAAAGGGGTGGATAAGAAGAAGACACCAGAGTCCTCAAAAGGCAGCAACCACTCGTCATATCCATACATCCAACATccaaataagaaacaaaataagtgttttttattataaagaataAATGATAGTATCAGATTAACGATtgaagtgattaaattcaccttCTTCTAAAAAATCAAGCTTATGAAATTAATGATCCAAA
This genomic stretch from Castanea sativa cultivar Marrone di Chiusa Pesio chromosome 9, ASM4071231v1 harbors:
- the LOC142610619 gene encoding CBL-interacting protein kinase 2-like encodes the protein MEDKVTVLMQRYELGRLLGQGTFAKVYHARNLKTGMSAAIKVIDKEKILKVGMVEQIKREISSMSMIKHPNVVELYEVMASKTKIYFVMENAKGGELFSKVAKGKLKEDAARRYFQQLISAVDYCHSRGVYHRDLKPENLLLDENGNLKVSDFGLSALAESKHQDGFLHTTCGTPAYVAPEVINRKGYDGSKADIWSCGVILYVLLAGYLPFHDSNLMEMYRKIGKGDFKFPNWFGPEARRLLSKILDPNPNTRISIAKIMDNSWFRRGLPPKPRIIQSEVKEPTPIDVDAVFGPNESSSSSTESKQELAKPSNLNAFDIISLSAGFDLSGLFEETEQKKEVRFTSNKPSSIIISKLEEIAKRLRLKVKKKDGGLLKMEGSKAGRKGLLGIDAEIFEITPHFHMVEMKKSSGDTLEYKNMLKQDIRPALKDIVWTWQGEQQQQQTQPQQQQEEVDQQPSKVLLPLAVSPPDS